The genomic DNA CATCTATTAAACCTAAAAATTCTAAGTTTATATTTTCTATATTTTCTATTTTGATAATGTCTTTTTTTGACATATACTCACTAGATACATTCATAAGAAGTACTACAGGATTGTCAGTTTGTGTAGGCATCAATTTATTAAATATTTTAAGGCCATTTCCTGGGCTGATATGATCGAGTACAATTCCATTTTGGATTTGTGTTACTTCAAGCATGTACATTCCACCCCCAATAATTTTAATATGAGTGCCATTCGAATATATACACCAAAGCTTGCTTGTTCAAAATAAACAGCTCTAGGATCTTCATCGACTTCGTAGGCAATTTCATTTACTCTAGGAAGTGGATGCATAATAATCATATCTTCTTTTGCTAGCCTTAGCTTTGAAAGATCTAGTATATAGGAGTTTTTAAGTCGTTCATAATCTGCTTCATTAAAGAAACGTTCCTTTTGAATTCTAGTCATATATAAAATATCAATTTCTTCTATTACTTCTTCTATGGTAGAAACTTCTCGTAATGCTACATTATATTCTTCTATCAATTTGTTTTTTAGTTCATAAGGAAGCTTCAATTCATTAGGAGAAATGAGGATAAATTCTTTTATATTGTATCTACATAAGGTTCGAATGAGAGAATGAACGGTTCTACCAAATTTTAAATCACCGCAAAAGGCAATCTTTTGATTTTTTATACTTCCTTTTTTCATGTGAATAGTAAATAGATCCGTTAGGGTTTGGGTAGGGTGTTCATGGCCTCCATCTCCTGCATTAATAATAGGAATTGTTGAATATTTTGAGGCAAGCTTTGGAGCACCTTCTTTTGGATGTCTGATGGCTGCTAAATTTGCATAACTAGATATGATGCGAATGGTATCTACAATGCTTTCTCCTTTAGATACAGAACTTGTATTGGCATCACTAAAGCCTATTACATTTCCTCCCAAACGAAGCATAGCGGATTCAAAGCTAAGTCTTGTACGGGTACTAGGTTCGTAAAAAAGAGTAGCAAGTATTTTGTTTTTACAAATATCTTGATAATGTTGAGGGTTTTTGAATATATTGTGGGCAACATCAATTAATTCATTTAATTCTTGTATTGTAAAATCTTCTGGATGAATCAAATGTTTTATTTGCATAGACTTTCCTCCTTGTTGGTCTCTCAGTACCAGTTTAAAGGTAAAACAAAAAACCTTTTGACCTAAAAAGGTTAAAAGGCATAAGAAACTTAAAGTTGTGCCTTTTTAACCTCACAGGGTTAATTTAAAGGAATTATTATTTTAATTTAGATTAACATATGTAATGATTTCTGTCAATAAATCTAAAAATGCATTAACAAAGATAAGTAGAAGTCCTAAGAGCATCTACAATGACTTCTGCCATTTTCATTATTAAGTTTAGACGAATATTATGAATAGAAAAACAATCTTCATGATTGAATTGATCAACAATTCCTACAATAGATAAATCACCTATACGGGGAAGATTTTTTCCTACTCCTTTTCCAGGTGAAATAGGACCTTTTTTTATATGTATATGACCAATTAAATCTTCATTTCCCAAACAAGCATCTATTGCAATAAAAAATCCGCTAGGGTGTTTTGCTTTAATTTGACTAATAGATTCTTCAAGATTTACTGCATGAATGGGTTCTTCTAAAGTACCATAGACAGGAAACCGAAAGTTTTTATTTTTAAGTAGAGTACCTACTAAAGGGCCTAGTGCATCTCCAATGCATCGATCTGTTCCAACACAAATGATGACAGATTGTTCATTGATTTTTTCCTTTAGTGCATGGGACAATATAAGTGAAGCATTTTCTTTTGCATAATGAATACGTGTACGATATGGGTATGGATAAAATTGAGATTTCAAAGAAAAAACACCCCCTCATATGACTATATAAATAAGGAAGTGAAATTATGCTAA from Inediibacterium massiliense includes the following:
- a CDS encoding aspartate carbamoyltransferase regulatory subunit, with product MLEVTQIQNGIVLDHISPGNGLKIFNKLMPTQTDNPVVLLMNVSSEYMSKKDIIKIENIENINLEFLGLIDEHITINTIENGEVIHKKRVTIPKKIKGILTCHNPRCITHSEPMANPTFELVCKESLSYQCEYCETVTKYTL
- the pyrB gene encoding aspartate carbamoyltransferase, which codes for MQIKHLIHPEDFTIQELNELIDVAHNIFKNPQHYQDICKNKILATLFYEPSTRTRLSFESAMLRLGGNVIGFSDANTSSVSKGESIVDTIRIISSYANLAAIRHPKEGAPKLASKYSTIPIINAGDGGHEHPTQTLTDLFTIHMKKGSIKNQKIAFCGDLKFGRTVHSLIRTLCRYNIKEFILISPNELKLPYELKNKLIEEYNVALREVSTIEEVIEEIDILYMTRIQKERFFNEADYERLKNSYILDLSKLRLAKEDMIIMHPLPRVNEIAYEVDEDPRAVYFEQASFGVYIRMALILKLLGVECTCLK
- the yyaC gene encoding spore protease YyaC; protein product: MKSQFYPYPYRTRIHYAKENASLILSHALKEKINEQSVIICVGTDRCIGDALGPLVGTLLKNKNFRFPVYGTLEEPIHAVNLEESISQIKAKHPSGFFIAIDACLGNEDLIGHIHIKKGPISPGKGVGKNLPRIGDLSIVGIVDQFNHEDCFSIHNIRLNLIMKMAEVIVDALRTSTYLC